The region GTTCTTCTTGATCGTCTTAAAACTAATAAAATACCATGCGTGCAAGCACTCCCAGATGCATCACTATGCAATATTTTACGTATCGGGGATAAAATGTATTATTTGGtaagttttataaaattacttTACAAAACGTAATCCGAGGTTTTGAGTAACAAATAGTCCTGTGattaatgataattttcaagaatatcTGCACGATAATATTActcatttataaatttgtgGTGCTACGCAGGATTCgagtttcatcaatttttttttgatttttcagtgCCACAAGTTTCATCATCGGCGTACGATATCCTCAGCTGGATTTCACTGCAAATTTCCTGAAACTATTACAATTCATTCTGATATGCCATCTTCATTGGTCATCTGCGGCCAGAGCTCGGCATAGAGATGACATTGTCCAGCACGTCGTCAACCCAGTCCTGTCCCTTTATATACTCTATTGTACCACAGTGGTTTTAATGGGCATGGTCGACATTAGTGGAACCTGGACAGAGTGCCTTCGTAAGTTTTGTTTCTTAGTTATAAATAGTTATTGACATTGGAAGATTTATCTCTGATCTAATCTCTGACATGGTACTCAATCTGAAATTCTCTTGCATAACTTGGCATAACTCTTGCTGCCTATTGATTGTGATGATATTATTCTGCTACTGATatctgagaagaaaaaaagtgcTAATTACAATTCTAATTATTACTTATCACGCTGTTTCAGGTCCCTACTGGCTCATGCTATCAAGCGCAGATTTTATTACTGTTCAAATGTTTGCAGTCGTTGCTCTCTACCTAACACATAGCAACAATCGATCTGTCATTTCAACACTCATGCTGCCTACTGCTTCATCTCAAACTAGAGACCTGTGGCTTGTCACGGCCGTTTATGAAATCTCCGCAGTTGTTTCTGTTGTCTTTGACGCTGTCATGTCATTGTGTTAGTAGTTAATTTCTTCTGGTCTATACTGTGCTGACTATGAATCAAATTGCGAAAAGAAGATTGTATTTGtttacttttgaataaaacgatTAGCTTTAAATTTGAGAAGTGCACTTACGTACTTTGGCAAATTGGAATTTAACTTGTAGTTGGCACAAGAAAGTTTGATAGAGATTATCATTTTCGTAATTCAATCAATAATTCATTACTATTTGAATCTTTCAACAGTGGGCAGAGAAGAAACTGGTTGCAGCGGTATTTACAATCATGCACAAATCTACTACAGCGCATCAATTGTGGTAGTAATGATTCTAAAGTACCTTTTACCGACCTGGACGTTACTCTCTGTTTTTCAACCAGCTCGTGTGAAGTCAAGACCATCTGAAGTCGCTTTGACTTCACACTACAATACAGtaaggaaatttttcaatcattgaagatcaatgaaatttctcataTAGGTCTAAAACGGAatggtattttttcaatggGAATAAATCTTTTCCAGGATGGAACTTGTTACAATCAATATCGAAGAATGTTCTTTTCTCAAAACGGAGGACAACCAACGTCAATGTCGTATCCAACAATTCCTTACCCGTCCGAACCTCCGATGTATGAAGGATTTTGTGATTACTCGTATCCCGACAGTTCCCCCGACGAATCGCCAACAATTGACCAAAGAAAAGGGGTAGACATTGATGATGCTtatgaaaaacattttatcaGCATTGATCAGCATAGAGATTGTATACTTGGTAACCAGTACAGAATTGATAACAATAGACGAAACTTGCAACGTAGTTTAGACAtggatgatgataatgatgaaatTGACAAACGAGCCGCACTTAAAAACAGTAATTTAACAACGATTAGCGAAGAGGGTAGTAATAACCTTGAAAGCCCTCAAGAGTGATCGGTTGCTCAACAATTCTAAGTCAAACCAGTACCCTAGTTTTAAAAGTGCCTAATGCGGTTAGTGAGTTATTGTGCTACACAGTTGTAACGTATCAACTACCAACCATGACGAAAATGGTTAGAAGTAATATTCGGAAATGCCATGCACACATTTGCGAGTCACTTTGCGGATGCGATAGCATCGACCATTAGTTTTACGTCTCGTGACAGTACTTTTGTCGTTGAATGCGGAATGCgtgaatcaattttgaatcgatcgatttaatgtactttttttttcaccaatgcTATATACGTATGTGATATCTACATCAATGCATATGTAAATATAGAGGTATGCAAATCTATATGCAAATTTGTTGATAATAGACGAGTTCTGTATTTCACTCAAAATGCTTACCGTTCAGATATTTTCAAGTATGAAAACATTCGTGGTGAGAATCTCTATGAGTCTGAGCTACTTACTAAACTCAGCTAATGCATGACTAATCATAGGAACTTTGTAAAGGGCTTGTAACATTGGCGATACTAGGAGAATAAGTTTACGAAATTGAATCGAAacaattttacataaatttgtaTCATATTGATCTGAAGTTGAAAACATAAGACTTGTTTGATATGAAATTAACGTTAGAGATAGAATTAGACGTTcctgtagaaaattgaaattttttttatgaaatgtaTTTTCGGCAGGTAGtataatagtttttcaaattcacccaaggtttttttttttttgtttgtcaaCTGAAAGTCCTGACATTTACCGTGTAAACTGTTGCAGAGGTTATTCCAAAAATAAGCTGTGATTCGTTTTCTAAAGATTgaacaacgaaaaaaagaaataagttGCAAAAGCATTCTGTATATCACagaagtaaatttttcggcgATTCTTCGATTGATGTAAATACGATGTGAATATAGAACCATCGTTATTGGATGATCTATATACATTTATCAATAATTAGCTGTGAAGTAATCGTATCGCTATTGTTTAAAGTAGTTTTAATTACCTTAAAATAGAATACTTCCATactctatatatgtatatgaacaACGTGCAACAAGTTTGGTTGCTTTGTTTCAAGACTGTCTTCATGGAGAATTATAAGTAATTAACTGCTATAAGAATCTATGACAATTAGGAGTTAAGTAATTACGAAAATAGAAGTGAATTTTCAACTATTACGTTCTTAGCTTGATAATTATAGTTGCATATAGTTATAATTGGTTCTAGTAAAGAGTATCTTTATTTCTCTGATAATTTTAAGCAACGACTCTCCAGTCCATAATAGCTCGATATCGAATTTTACTGTACGTACATAGATACAATCGTTGTTTCttatcatttatatttttgtttttttttcctggtaTCTTTAGTTTGTTCCTATTCATATTTCTATAAAATAGACTATCATTTATGAATGACGTACATAGAATGCATGTTCAATCaagtttttattctcattcttAAAGTGCATTGCAATACATGAAGCACATAATTTTCGCAAgcggaaataaaattctcggAATGCACTGGTTGTGAATTGTCATACATATTTGATGAATTAAAATAGGCGAACTCAATCTTCTATTACATATATTCAGTTGAATCGagtttaaatgaaaaaactaatttcTCTAAGACTTAGTAGTTAAGTACTCTAACATATTAGATCACACAAGATAACTATACAGACATGTTGTTTAAGTTAATCAAATTGTACAGATAACGATGAACTGTGTATTTAATCGTGAGCGATTTTTCTCAGTTGTTTGGTACTAACTGAAGCATATATTCAACAATAATTTCTCAGtatcagattttcaaatttttaatataattagcTATGctctaaagaaaaaaaaaaaaaagagaaagccaaattacttcatttttttatcataccgATAATGATTATAATTCCTCAACTGTCACATCGAGATGATGAAATCGAATTTACCTGTGTTGGCAGTAAATTGCAATTGCTCGGCattgaatgatgaaaaaaaatgagctTGCATATTAATCTGGCCCTGCATATAATACAGAAATCGAGAAATGAATTGGATGTGTGGTGTACTCCAGTGAATTGTATTCAATATAATAACACGTTCAGCTATTTTACGCTTGTAACAGTTTATCTGCAACATTCTTGACTTTTTTGTTCTACTGTCAAGAATAAATATCGCGccatataatttttcaaactttactGTAATAACACGTCCTCGCAGTTCGCAGCTGCATTATTGAACATCACTTTTAAACTATTCCTTACAAGCTTACCGGATGAATAAATTACCAGCATATATGCagataatattttcacaaaacttGATAATCACAGCCGTCCAAATTCCAATTTctaattgttaaaaaatttccgcaaATTTAACAACAAATAGTGAACGCTGCTGAAAATTAATAACGTACATTACAATTAGGAACAAAAATCCACAAATTAGGGAAAAGtgtattgtattataatattcttCATTAATTCATACTACGAATTGAATGATGTAAAACGTATACAATTGAAGCTTAATCTAAACGAGCATATGGCTGTTTTGTGGtgtacatattttcattccagAACGAATAGATTTTGATTTATtggtatacatacacgtagtatatatatcatatatatatacatatatatgtacgaagccatatgtatgtatattcttAAGATAAGTGCAAATCAACACAAAATTCTCGtattattaatgaaaaaaattaaaaaaattacagctcTTTCAGATTAGTGATTAAAGTATTATTGTTTATTCGTATAGAAGCATTGCGTGGGTAAAGAAAATGGGTATGTTTATGAATTACGGACTGGTATGATCTTTACCACATCGGATGAGAGATGATATTATGTTTTCATTCGCTCATATGATCCTTGAAATCATAACAATACGTGCGTATGCAAATACTATACACATCTGATTCGTATTGCATTTAATAAACAGATATTACGCGATAGACGATTCGTTTCTTCAAGTTAGCTAATTACGTTAATCCTATAATGGCGAACTGCCGTGTTCAACTAGAGAGTTGATAATTAACTGAGtgcaatttatattttaattgacTGTTTTTAAccaaacgaaatgaaatttctcgaaaagTAGTAAATGCAAAGAAATATCCTTAAAGTTATAAGCGCCAATTTTATCTATTTTCGAGGTTCTTGTGAattgcgcgaaaaaaaaacagagcgTCGCGTAGTTTCAAATACTTTTGCGGAATGCAAAAACACAATATTAGTTAATTATCAGCATTTGATTAGCGAAAATAACTCTTTCATATGAATTCCGATAAATATCTCTACGATGTGATATAAATTACTCAATCTATGTAATGACGAAAATCGATTCGCTATCTTTGTTTTTCTAGTTATTTCAAATACTGTGCTTTTCGTCATACTGGCGAGTATGACGCGTCTCGAGTAATACGCGTTTTCTGAATATCTACATCCATAAACCATCGTTTTATATGAATGAATAAACAGGCGCAAGGGCATGCGTTACGTGAGCAAACACTATCGTAAATTTCACCATCactaaatattgaaaacagCTGTgcataatatttaaaaaatagtataaTAGAACGAGTATAATTCGTTTACCTTTTTTGTATTTCCGCAAAAGAATCCTCTCAGTTTTCGATTCTTTAAAACATTTCTTTCGCAGTCTTTCGAATGTGAATCAAGCGACGCAAGGGGTCGTTTCGTTGTAGATACAGTAAAACGATAATGAATCTACTAACTCGGATTTAGCGCTATTGCGTCTTTTTTGCGCGTTTGTCGTATGTAGCGGGGACCTTGGAGGTAAATTTTCTAGTAACGCTCCAATTTTTGCAGCGTcattaaacaaatattttttatcctatTCGTACACGGTACCAAGAGGGGTGGTGACGCTACGCCGTAAGGAAATCATTATACCACCTCGCTCTTTAATGATGCACAACACATGTAAACGTGACATGAAATTGTTGACAATATTTATCACTTTTCTATTAATGTCGTGTATTGTATATCAGAACGTAAATCCACGCGCAAATGTTTGCTTTAAAGTGAAGGTTTGTCGAGAATAagataaaatgtgaaaaaaaaaacatttagaaaaaaaaagttaaaaatgtttcaagaaATTGCGGCAGCACGCGCACTTTAACTCCGGCAAAGTTAACACGGGATACGCGCGTTTATCagtattacatatatttttttaaattctttttactTATCTGAAGctcccccttttttttattcaacgccAAAACGATAACATACGTCAACATCGGCGTGCAATAAAGTGGGGGATACCATGTCTTAAGCGTGGTGCCCTGAtctgaataattaaaataacagCTCGtagttattcaaattattcgagTCGTTTCGCACGAGAACAACGCACGCTAAAATCGTTCATTCTAGTTTTGCATATTCGCGCTTCCGCccgtgtacatacatatatatatatatgtgtgtgtgtgtgtgaatatATAGATACGCATGCATACGTTTCTTTCGTAATTTCTGTTCACACCGTGCTCCGGCGAGCCTCTTCATAATAAGCATTCTTTGTCGCTGGCACATTTGCTTTGAACTTGAACCGATTGCCCGCGTGGCCGCGGCTGCAGCACGTCGTTGGTGATCGAGTTCCGTAAAAGGGCGGATTGCTTAAAGtgcatttgaaaaatgtttgtgacaaattttctttctctcacaCTGACGCTGTTTCATCTCTATGGAATTCTTATATAATGGacattttcttcgctaattcattaatttgagacaaagtgtttttttttgcaattattttacaatcaaaaAGCATGGTTCATTTTCGACGCAAGGTACGTTAAGTCAGTTTTTCAAGTtgaacctaacctaacctaacctaacctaacctaacctaagataatctaatattttcatttatatgcCACGTGCTGGCTGCACTGCTTTTAACTTCAATTCtattaatttttcgtaaacTTATGTGTTTGCTGCGCAATGATGCTCTACTAATTAATTTCCATTTCAAAGTGTAAAACGACAAAGCGTGTGAAAATGCGTAATAATTATGTGTACTTGTTTTGAAGGTGTATGAGTATGGTAACAATTGTTCGCATAAAATGAATTGCGCGCAGTTATCGTCAAAACTGGATGAAAAACGATTAATCGCTATCTACgtatctgaattttttaaattgatgtCATTCAAGTTCATCACTGATTTCTGTACTAACAGAGATCAGAGCCTAGATTCTTGAAACAAGGATCTTAAATTTCTCATGCGATATACTATGCTTTTGCAGACGATATCACACACGATAACTAGGATCCTAGTTTCAAGAATCCAGGCCCAGTGAAGTTCTCATACAGCTCATATGCCTGGAGTAAGCTGAGAAACCGATCAGTCATTGGGCACTGAAAAGTCTAAATGACGTTTAGAGACATTAGCTGTAGCTGTACACATACGGAAGTTGTTTCTGCAACAACTAATTTTTCTCCCTAGTCGATTACATTGGCAATGGAGAATTTCAACCCGTAGAATGACCCGTTACGCCTGCCCTACGCTATTTGTTTGAATATCGCGCTTCGGATTGATTATAAGTTATGCTCATTGGCATTAAATATTGCGACCAATGCGGCAACTAATATACGATATCTTTTAGGCATAGTAATTAAGGAATTAATAACACATTGCTTTGAACAACTCAAACTCGTTGAACACCCGGCCCGCGGTGGCGGTATGAGAGAGATATTATACATAGGGTATTGGCAAAGGGGACTGGACGAtaaatagagagagaaaatcgAGTAACCTATCTATTCTTTTCTGTCAAGCATGCGCAGTGTCTGTTACTGCGCAGGGGCAGAGCAGGGTAAAGATTctgtaatttaatttttcacatttcccaCCATCCAAGCATTCCGATTGGTTGACTAAACTTTGCAAACTAATCAGAATGCTTGGATGGTTGGAAATGTGAATAGTGAAGCTACAGAATCTCCACCCTGAACTACGCTTCTAACGCATGAGTAAATGAGTATGCAAACAAGAATAGACCGTCGCTCGATTATCTTCTCTTTCTGTCCGTCCGATCTTTCCACTTATGCTTAACCCCTGTATCTCTCTTACGCTATGTATAATATCTCTATGGTTACGAATCATGCTTCCGGCTGAAATTCTCTacgggaaaaaattatctgttCCAGAATCTATGTCCACGTTAGAGCTGTTCAATATTTCGgtgtaacaaaattttctcgataattttgtttcaaaatatttcagtatCAAGATCAGCTTTCAACACCTATAACGAAGTATCGATATGATACCAAATCTTTTGTACCGAAAGTTGAAACTACCGATATCAAAATATCGAAGTACTGAAACCGCAACTCTCAATTACAGTGACCGTAATATTGGAAtacagatttcaaaaaatggaatattaCATGCATTCACGGCACTTCCTCTACGTTTCCTACTATAAATAATCTTCGTATAATGTTGTATTTTCACATAATTCTACCGTATTATTAAATGGAGAATTTCAGACCGTATAGCGCGTCGCCGTTTACGGTTCAGGCGGCGTGTTACTGGCTGAAGTTTTCCATTGCCAATCTAATCAACTAGGGAGAAAAATTAGCTGTCGCAGAATCAATTTCCGCACGTGTACAATAATACTGATAAATGCCTTAACTTTACGGCTAACTTTTTTAAATCACGTCACTATTACGTGGTAGCAGATGTTAGAGGCTTCGACGAACAATCGGAACAATCATATGATGGATAGGTGTCCTGAATATCGTCTGTGGAATGCCCGGGTAATTCAAAagggtggtgaaaaaaattagaatcagAGTTTTCACGCGAGTTTAATTtagtataaattaaatttttgttttccaccGTTATAGAGCTGCgtcattttaaattatattcgtAATCACGGCATTGTAAAAACAACGGTAAACTCACCGACTAGAatataatgtatgtaaataAGTGTAACCCACGACTTCTGTCGCGACGTTAATGGATAGTGAAacttgtacgtatatgtaaatATCGGCCCATGGGACTTAGATTGAACCTATTAACTATGGATGAGTGTAATTCCAAATATTTCGCACACGTACACTTTTTTGTCTAACTATTTATCTGTATACatttcaaaagtatttttatcTTGTGTTGATTTTCATCCTCCAATAAGATAATTTGATATCCAGGTGTTATTTGAATTATCATAATTGCGCTATGATAAGAGTGTGTTATTCGTAAAAGTCGAAGTATTTAGATCGTAAATTTTATCTAATTTTAGCTCTTATCGCACGGAGGTCTTCTCCGGCAGTTAAAGCAACATATCAGGTGGAGTTCGTCGTTGAAAATTAGAAACGATGAAGTGGTCAGTCCTGACCGTTCATTCAAGGTACATTTCACTGCAAACTTACTAGTGCGTCCTAAGAAATACCTGAATTATCTAAGCACAAGTTTCACCACTTTTCATAGTATGCCGATCTCTCGGTTCGGCTGGCTGCTCCACACCAACTTCATCCGAAGCCCGAAGTTAGTGCCTTGAGCTTTGGAAAATACTTCACCGATCATATGCTGAAAGTATTTTATTACGAGGCACTGGGTGGCTGGCAAACACCTGAAATTACTCCGTT is a window of Neodiprion fabricii isolate iyNeoFabr1 chromosome 6, iyNeoFabr1.1, whole genome shotgun sequence DNA encoding:
- the LOC124185329 gene encoding uncharacterized protein LOC124185329 translates to MLVRSRKYDNETLDVINKGCLDLYDGIACGRVSILALLCLLTFFLIVLKLIKYHACKHSQMHHYAIFYVSGIKCIICATSFIIGVRYPQLDFTANFLKLLQFILICHLHWSSAARARHRDDIVQHVVNPVLSLYILYCTTVVLMGMVDISGTWTECLRPYWLMLSSADFITVQMFAVVALYLTHSNNRSVISTLMLPTASSQTRDLWLVTAVYEISAVVSVVFDAVMSLLGREETGCSGIYNHAQIYYSASIVVVMILKYLLPTWTLLSVFQPARVKSRPSEVALTSHYNTDGTCYNQYRRMFFSQNGGQPTSMSYPTIPYPSEPPMYEGFCDYSYPDSSPDESPTIDQRKGVDIDDAYEKHFISIDQHRDCILGNQYRIDNNRRNLQRSLDMDDDNDEIDKRAALKNSNLTTISEEGSNNLESPQE